In a single window of the Planctomycetia bacterium genome:
- a CDS encoding SDR family NAD(P)-dependent oxidoreductase: protein MSTKGQGAGPGQCPIAIVGMGCVFPGAANLKEFWRTLARGEDGITEVPPTHWSPADYFDADPKRPDHTYCSRGGYLSPVQFDPTEFGIPPSILEATDTTQLLALHVAKMALADAGYDDSREFDRERAGVILGITGTQELVISLGARLGHPLWRKSLAEAGVDPKTAEEVIRRISEGYVSWQENSFPGLLGNVVAGRIANRLNLRGTNCVIDAACASSLGAVHLAMMELATGRADMILSGGADTLNDIFMHMCFSKTPALSPTGDARPFSANADGTVLGEGIGMVVLKRLADAERDGDRVYAVIRGMGTSSDGRSQSIYAPHAAGQARCLRNAYELAGISPQSVSLLEAHGTGTTVGDATEFDALRTVFREARGDGAWCALGSVKSQIGHTKAAAGAAGMVKAALAIYHASFPPTLKISEPNPKMGIGDSPFYLNTELRPWLTDHSTPRRAGVSSFGFGGSNFHVVLEEHGVAQEVPAWDGSVEIIALSADSRDSLVSQLAVWSKTVVEPEFDRTHLAWMACESRRDFCREDTHRLLIIVEHGDDLSVILGKATDRLATGADRWTLPNIYYSATPAEGKLAFLFPGQGSQYVGMARRMACAFPELRAALTETDQGFDGPVHSVSDAIYPTSAFTEEARQAQEDRLRRTDIAQPALAAIEWGMSKVLGRFGVRPDTVCGHSYGELVALAVAGAYDERTLMGLSRLRGRLMAGDGEDRGAMLAVKASPADLDHLIAESRLDVVLANLNSPSQCVLSGSHEAIDRAAEACKALGFASTKLQVSGAFHSPLMADAAESMGSAIEASAFAGPQIPVIAGSSAAPYPGDPEEAKSLLAGQLLSPVNFVGQIESLYDSGVRTFLEVGPKPILTGLVGSILKDRQHAAISMDASAGRKCGISDLGRLVAQLAAAGHEVDLTQWEAAAREPRKQKMMVPLVGANYRSPKPATELPEKSETTKRSPPASVPVRPARIEQASKSAKMSETSDMPPASPGPSRSEIDQSASVPSVSPVLTDALRVMQEGLRSMQSLQQQTAAAHEKFLATQEQAHRAFQQLLESQHRLISNSLNRSQPVYQQSPSLPPVEAEKPIAVAAPPAHQMPPVRQTQAAPIVESPKPKAQPISSVESVPAAKAPASVQGDARSRIEPIVQEIVCEKTGYPSEMITLEMDIEADLGIDSIKRVEIISAIEERLPGLPTIKPEHMGSLRTLGHIVDFMAGGAADIPLTPSPQPTESPKQPIAPSAGPAAATSTQNADAFGQTLLSVVAERTGYPPDMLNLDMDMEADLGIDSIKRVEILAGVEAQTPDLPPVKPEFMGSLRTLRQVVDYYLSQSPAAPAIAPSREQASSVSVAPREIKAEPQNLALLKRGVLIAVETQPPQDRPLNIASDGEIWVTDDGEGLSAAIIDECISAGIAARLVNLTEISGRTKRTGIVGLIIVSPIATSGAMAGRESSDVFLREALMAARLVSADLTGAAKTGRAVFATITRLDGAMGLVGSDFDPVIGGLAGLTKTAALEWPNVCCRAIDVSPDWTDLPAAASAILRELAADGPTEVGLGSGRRLEFEVQQESAKIGQPALCADDVVVVTGGARGVTAEAVIALARQCAPRLILLGRSPVPEEEPSWLAPLTSESDIKQAILKHAFAGQRPTPAELQAEFSARMAAREIRKNIDRIAEAGASVAYEAVDVRDAEALREVTQRIIAQHGPVRGLIYAAGTLEDRLIKDKTAEQFAKVFDTKIVGLRNLLAELDLDELRQVVLFSSVSARYGNVGQSDYAMSNESLNKIARRMSRELSRCRVTSINWGPWDGGMVTPALRREFVRQGVELIPLAAGAEAMVTETLVESGNVEVVVGAPLSRRKSIHVEPVAAPAAPTGDLSIAFQLDLDAERFPFLRSHLLAGRPVLPVAMMVEWMAHAALHANPGLVVRGIDDLRVLKAAALDREGTLGVMLAVSRSRRDGDAFIVDAELRSVRNDGLPAIHAHSKILLAAQRLSAPAAPEEHAVIDRAYPRNVDSAYEENLFHGPHLRGIREIRGLSSRGIVGRVVSAGAPRDWMSEPLRGAWIADPLILDAAFQLAILWCCEELGAPSLPTHFGRLRLYCPSLPMDGVTCILQVRESSRAKMTSDIAFVSAAGALVAEISGYECTVDPLLWDAFRPPSRLSAAT from the coding sequence TTGAGTACCAAAGGACAAGGCGCGGGTCCGGGGCAGTGTCCCATTGCCATCGTGGGCATGGGATGTGTTTTTCCCGGCGCGGCGAATCTTAAAGAGTTCTGGCGAACCCTTGCCCGAGGTGAGGATGGTATTACCGAAGTACCGCCGACGCACTGGTCGCCAGCGGACTATTTCGACGCCGACCCTAAGCGGCCGGATCATACTTATTGCTCTCGCGGCGGCTATCTTTCGCCGGTACAGTTTGACCCCACCGAATTCGGCATCCCACCGAGTATTCTTGAAGCAACGGACACGACTCAACTACTCGCGCTGCATGTGGCCAAGATGGCCCTCGCCGACGCTGGATACGACGATTCACGCGAGTTTGACCGTGAGCGTGCTGGCGTCATTCTTGGCATCACCGGCACGCAAGAGCTGGTCATTTCCCTCGGCGCGCGGCTCGGTCATCCCCTGTGGCGAAAGTCGCTTGCCGAAGCCGGCGTGGACCCGAAGACCGCCGAGGAAGTCATCCGCCGTATTTCGGAAGGCTATGTCTCCTGGCAGGAAAATTCGTTTCCCGGACTACTCGGCAATGTCGTCGCGGGCCGAATTGCCAACCGGTTGAACCTGCGAGGCACGAACTGCGTCATTGATGCGGCGTGCGCGAGCTCGCTCGGCGCGGTGCATCTCGCCATGATGGAGCTCGCCACTGGCCGGGCCGACATGATCCTGTCCGGTGGAGCGGATACGCTCAACGACATCTTCATGCATATGTGCTTCTCGAAGACGCCCGCCCTGTCGCCAACGGGCGATGCGCGGCCATTCAGCGCCAACGCGGACGGCACGGTTCTCGGCGAAGGCATCGGCATGGTTGTTCTCAAGCGCCTCGCCGATGCCGAGCGAGACGGCGACCGCGTCTATGCCGTGATTCGAGGCATGGGCACTTCGAGCGACGGCCGTTCGCAGAGCATTTATGCACCGCACGCGGCGGGACAGGCGCGCTGCCTTCGTAACGCTTATGAGCTTGCCGGAATCTCGCCGCAAAGCGTTTCACTGCTTGAGGCACACGGAACCGGCACCACCGTCGGCGATGCCACTGAGTTCGATGCCTTGCGCACGGTTTTTAGAGAAGCGCGCGGTGACGGTGCATGGTGCGCATTGGGTTCTGTGAAGTCACAAATTGGCCACACCAAGGCCGCCGCCGGCGCGGCCGGAATGGTCAAAGCGGCCCTTGCGATCTATCACGCAAGTTTCCCGCCGACCCTGAAGATCAGCGAGCCGAATCCCAAAATGGGAATTGGCGACAGTCCGTTCTATTTGAATACCGAACTTCGACCGTGGTTGACCGACCACAGCACGCCGCGTCGCGCCGGGGTCAGTTCATTCGGCTTCGGTGGCAGCAATTTTCATGTGGTCCTCGAAGAACATGGCGTAGCGCAGGAGGTTCCTGCGTGGGACGGCTCCGTGGAGATCATCGCGCTGTCCGCTGATTCACGCGATTCGTTGGTGAGTCAACTCGCCGTGTGGAGTAAGACTGTCGTCGAGCCGGAATTCGATCGCACGCACCTGGCTTGGATGGCATGTGAATCTCGCCGCGATTTCTGTCGCGAAGATACTCACCGTTTGCTCATCATCGTTGAACACGGCGACGATTTGTCTGTTATCCTGGGAAAGGCAACCGATCGTCTGGCAACGGGCGCCGACCGCTGGACGCTACCCAACATTTATTATTCAGCAACGCCCGCCGAAGGAAAGCTGGCGTTTCTTTTCCCCGGCCAGGGCAGCCAATACGTCGGCATGGCCCGAAGAATGGCGTGCGCTTTTCCAGAGTTACGCGCGGCCCTCACAGAGACCGATCAGGGATTTGACGGTCCCGTTCACTCTGTTTCTGACGCCATCTATCCAACCTCGGCTTTTACTGAAGAGGCTCGCCAGGCACAGGAAGATCGACTTCGCCGAACTGACATCGCTCAGCCCGCACTCGCAGCGATTGAGTGGGGCATGTCGAAAGTCCTCGGTCGCTTCGGTGTTCGTCCCGACACCGTTTGCGGCCATAGCTACGGTGAACTTGTCGCGCTTGCCGTCGCCGGCGCTTACGACGAACGGACGCTGATGGGCCTTTCTCGGCTTCGCGGTCGGCTGATGGCGGGTGACGGAGAAGATCGCGGCGCTATGCTTGCTGTGAAGGCTTCGCCGGCCGATCTTGACCATCTCATCGCCGAAAGCCGCCTCGATGTGGTGCTTGCCAATCTCAACTCCCCGAGCCAGTGCGTCCTTTCGGGTTCGCACGAGGCAATTGATCGCGCTGCCGAAGCATGCAAGGCGCTTGGATTCGCCAGCACCAAGTTGCAAGTATCCGGCGCGTTCCACAGCCCGTTGATGGCGGATGCGGCTGAATCAATGGGAAGTGCAATCGAAGCCTCTGCATTCGCCGGTCCGCAAATTCCGGTGATTGCCGGCTCGTCCGCCGCGCCGTATCCGGGCGACCCAGAAGAGGCAAAGTCACTTCTGGCGGGCCAATTGCTTTCTCCCGTCAATTTTGTCGGCCAAATCGAGTCGCTGTATGATTCCGGCGTTCGGACATTCCTGGAGGTGGGGCCCAAGCCAATCCTCACCGGCCTTGTCGGTTCGATCTTAAAAGACAGGCAGCACGCCGCGATCAGCATGGATGCCAGTGCGGGGCGAAAATGCGGAATCTCCGACCTCGGACGATTGGTCGCGCAACTTGCCGCGGCCGGACATGAAGTTGACTTAACTCAATGGGAGGCGGCCGCCAGGGAGCCTCGCAAGCAGAAGATGATGGTGCCGCTCGTCGGCGCGAACTACCGTTCGCCGAAGCCGGCGACAGAGTTGCCGGAAAAAAGCGAAACGACCAAACGATCTCCGCCGGCTTCCGTTCCTGTTCGGCCGGCCAGGATTGAACAAGCTTCAAAGAGTGCGAAAATGTCAGAAACCTCCGATATGCCCCCCGCATCGCCAGGCCCGAGTCGGTCCGAGATAGATCAGTCTGCGAGTGTCCCGTCGGTATCTCCGGTCCTTACTGATGCGCTGCGCGTCATGCAGGAGGGGCTTCGCTCGATGCAGTCCCTGCAACAGCAGACCGCCGCAGCTCACGAGAAGTTTCTCGCGACTCAGGAGCAAGCCCATCGGGCCTTTCAGCAGCTTCTCGAAAGTCAGCATCGACTTATATCGAACTCGTTGAATCGTTCTCAACCTGTTTACCAGCAGTCGCCGTCGCTGCCGCCCGTGGAGGCCGAAAAGCCAATCGCGGTCGCAGCACCGCCGGCCCATCAGATGCCGCCTGTTCGCCAAACTCAGGCCGCGCCGATCGTCGAGTCTCCCAAGCCGAAGGCTCAACCAATCTCTTCCGTTGAGTCCGTGCCCGCGGCCAAGGCGCCCGCTAGTGTTCAGGGTGACGCGCGATCTCGCATAGAACCGATTGTTCAAGAGATCGTGTGCGAAAAGACCGGGTATCCATCGGAGATGATCACCCTGGAAATGGACATCGAGGCCGACTTAGGCATCGATTCCATTAAGCGAGTGGAGATCATCTCGGCCATTGAGGAACGGTTGCCGGGCCTTCCCACCATCAAGCCCGAACATATGGGCAGTTTGCGTACGCTCGGTCATATTGTTGACTTCATGGCCGGCGGCGCGGCGGATATACCGCTGACGCCCTCGCCTCAACCGACAGAATCGCCGAAGCAGCCGATTGCGCCGAGTGCCGGACCCGCGGCCGCGACATCCACTCAGAACGCCGATGCATTCGGTCAAACACTCCTGAGCGTTGTTGCCGAGCGCACGGGATATCCTCCCGACATGCTCAATCTCGACATGGACATGGAAGCGGATCTCGGTATCGACTCGATCAAGCGCGTCGAGATTCTTGCCGGCGTTGAGGCGCAGACGCCTGACCTGCCGCCGGTGAAGCCGGAGTTCATGGGCAGCCTGAGAACGCTCCGGCAGGTTGTCGATTATTACCTTTCGCAGTCACCAGCGGCGCCCGCGATCGCACCATCGCGTGAGCAGGCTTCGAGCGTGTCGGTCGCACCACGGGAAATCAAAGCAGAGCCACAGAATTTGGCATTGCTTAAGCGGGGTGTTCTGATCGCCGTCGAGACGCAGCCGCCGCAGGATCGCCCGCTGAATATCGCCTCGGACGGTGAAATCTGGGTCACCGACGACGGCGAGGGGTTATCCGCCGCGATCATCGATGAATGTATTTCCGCCGGCATCGCCGCGCGATTGGTCAATCTCACTGAAATATCAGGGCGCACGAAGCGCACCGGCATTGTCGGATTGATTATTGTTTCGCCGATTGCCACGTCCGGTGCGATGGCGGGCCGAGAATCGTCCGACGTTTTCCTGCGTGAGGCCTTGATGGCCGCCAGGCTTGTCAGCGCCGATCTCACCGGCGCAGCGAAAACGGGACGCGCCGTATTCGCCACCATTACTCGTCTTGACGGCGCGATGGGTCTTGTCGGGAGCGACTTCGATCCTGTGATCGGTGGGCTCGCCGGCCTGACCAAAACCGCAGCGCTGGAGTGGCCGAACGTGTGCTGTCGCGCGATTGATGTCTCGCCTGATTGGACTGACCTGCCCGCGGCTGCTTCGGCGATACTGCGTGAGTTGGCCGCCGACGGTCCGACGGAAGTTGGCCTGGGGTCCGGGCGACGGCTGGAATTCGAGGTCCAGCAGGAATCCGCGAAGATCGGACAGCCTGCCCTCTGCGCCGATGATGTTGTCGTCGTGACCGGCGGCGCTCGAGGCGTGACGGCCGAGGCGGTGATTGCCCTGGCCCGCCAGTGTGCGCCGAGGCTGATTCTGCTCGGTCGTTCGCCCGTACCCGAGGAGGAGCCGTCCTGGCTTGCTCCGCTGACCAGCGAGTCCGACATTAAGCAGGCGATTCTGAAGCACGCATTCGCAGGCCAGCGACCGACGCCCGCCGAATTGCAGGCTGAGTTCAGTGCGCGAATGGCCGCTCGAGAGATTCGCAAGAACATTGATCGCATCGCCGAGGCCGGCGCAAGCGTCGCTTACGAGGCGGTGGATGTGCGAGATGCCGAGGCGCTTCGCGAGGTAACGCAGCGCATTATTGCGCAGCACGGCCCTGTCCGCGGCCTGATTTACGCCGCCGGGACGCTGGAAGATCGGCTCATCAAGGACAAAACCGCCGAACAGTTTGCGAAAGTCTTTGACACCAAGATCGTCGGCCTTCGAAATCTGCTCGCCGAGCTCGATCTCGACGAATTGCGGCAGGTCGTCCTTTTCTCTTCGGTAAGTGCCCGATACGGCAACGTCGGCCAGAGCGACTATGCCATGTCGAACGAATCTCTGAACAAGATTGCACGGCGAATGAGTCGTGAGCTGTCTCGATGCCGTGTGACATCGATCAACTGGGGCCCGTGGGACGGTGGCATGGTGACGCCGGCATTGCGTCGCGAGTTTGTTCGGCAGGGCGTCGAATTGATTCCGCTTGCCGCCGGCGCGGAAGCGATGGTGACCGAGACGCTCGTCGAGTCGGGCAATGTCGAGGTCGTCGTCGGCGCACCGCTGAGTCGACGAAAAAGCATCCATGTTGAGCCCGTCGCCGCGCCGGCCGCTCCGACCGGGGACCTTTCGATTGCATTTCAACTCGATCTCGATGCAGAGCGGTTTCCGTTTCTCCGATCGCACTTGCTGGCCGGCCGGCCGGTATTGCCTGTTGCGATGATGGTCGAGTGGATGGCCCATGCGGCGCTGCATGCAAATCCGGGCCTCGTTGTGCGTGGTATCGACGACTTGAGAGTCCTCAAGGCCGCGGCTCTTGACCGTGAGGGTACGCTGGGTGTGATGCTTGCGGTATCTCGCTCTCGTCGAGATGGCGACGCCTTCATTGTCGATGCCGAATTGCGATCTGTCCGCAACGATGGTCTGCCGGCCATACACGCCCATTCAAAAATACTCCTGGCGGCTCAAAGGTTGTCTGCTCCTGCCGCGCCCGAGGAACACGCCGTCATCGACCGCGCCTATCCGCGTAATGTCGATTCTGCATATGAGGAAAATCTCTTCCACGGGCCGCACCTGCGCGGCATTCGTGAGATTCGCGGGCTCAGCAGCCGAGGCATCGTCGGTCGAGTCGTGTCCGCAGGCGCTCCGCGCGATTGGATGTCCGAGCCGTTGCGCGGCGCATGGATCGCCGATCCTTTGATTCTCGATGCCGCGTTTCAATTGGCGATCCTATGGTGCTGCGAAGAGCTGGGCGCGCCGTCGCTGCCGACTCACTTCGGACGCCTTCGGTTGTATTGCCCTTCGCTGCCGATGGATGGGGTAACGTGCATTCTCCAGGTTCGCGAGTCCTCGCGGGCGAAGATGACTTCTGACATTGCATTCGTCAGTGCGGCCGGCGCGCTCGTCGCTGAAATCAGCGGTTACGAATGCACGGTAGATCCGCTCCTTTGGGATGCCTTCCGTCCGCCTTCCCGATTGTCCGCCGCCACCTGA